From the Bacteroidota bacterium genome, the window ATTCCGTTACAGTAAGTGATGCAAATTCATGTACGGCCTCAGCTCTTGTCAACGTAGCACAATCGGGCGGACCATCAATAACGATTCTTACAACAAATGAGTTTTGCGGAAATGGGCAGGGAAGCGCTACAGCAATGGTAACAGGCGGTTCAGGAAATTATACCTTTTTGTGGAACAGTATCCCGCAACAAACAATGCAAACAGCCACCGGACTTTCTGCAGGCAACTACACAGTTACCTTATTTGACGGCACCTGCATAAGCACCGCATCATGCACTATCTCTGACGACAACAGCCTCAGCGCATCTATTACAGCAACACCTCCGGCACTCACGCTGATGGATGGTGCAGTTCATTTCACCGGAAATTCCTCGGGCAACATAAGCGAATGGCGATGGAGCTTTGGTGATGGTTCAGGTTATTATTACGGACAGCAACAAGATCATCAGTATGACAATCTGGGCATGTATAACGTAACGCTGATTGTAAGAGATACCAATGGTTGTACAGCCTCTGCCATTACTACAGTAGAACTGCGGGAACCGTTTGCGGTATTTATTCCAAATGCATTCACACCCGATGATAATGGATTGAATGATATCTGGACTCCGGTCGGAACAGGCATTTCAGCAGATAATTATTCGGTATGTGTATTTGATCGCTGGGGGAAAATGGTTTTTTATTCGACCACCTGGGGCGATGGCTGGAATGGCAAAGTTGATAATAAAGGTGTTTTTGAAGATGCAGCCCTGGGCGTTTATTCTTATGTAATCAAGCTCTTTGACCTGAACGGGAAAAAATACACCTATCGCGGAAGTATCGTTTTGGTACTTTAGGAATATTATTGAGACAAATCCCCCTGAGAATTCGCAAAGTTTCACCACTTTTATCATCTGTATTCGGGGCTGTTCCAATTTACACATACACACAAAGAATATTTATCGCTTATAATATTCTATATCAACCAATTTCACCGAAATTAATGAAATTTTATTTGATAAATCCGACATTATAATGGCTGAATTAATATTAATTTCGCCATTGTAATTGCTTTTTTACTATTTTTGTATTGTAAAATAAAGTAAAAAAATGATACCTCGTTTCCTTCAGGACAGAATATCAAAGCGGATAAAATCCAATAAAGTTATTATGCTCTATGGCGCCAGGAGGGTTGGTAAAACGGTCCTGCTTAAAGAACTGATAAAAGATTTTAAAGGGAAATCGCTGGTGCTGAACGGGGAAGATTATGATGCGAAGCTTTTGCTAGAAGAAAAAAGCATATCAAATTACAGAACGCTGCTTCAGGGTATAGAAATACTGGTAATAGATGAAGCACAGAATATCTCTGATATCGGACAAAAATTGAAACTTATTGTTGATGAAATTCCGGGTATCAAAGTGATTGCAAGCGGCTCATCCTCATTTGATCTTAAAAATCATGCCGGTGAGCCTCTCGTTGGCAGGAGTATGACCTATCAGCTGTTCCCTTTCAGTCAAGAAGAACTGAATGCCTATGAAAACATATTGCAAACACGCCAAAACCTCGAATCGCGGCTAATATGCGGCAGCTACCCTGAGCCCGCATTTTTCAGCAGTTTTGACGAGAAGCGGGAATACCTGCAGGAAATGGTAAATGCCTATTTGTTAAAGGATATTCTTTCAATTGACGGATTGCGAAATTCCGGCAAAATGAAAGATTTATTGCAGCTGATCGCATTCCAGATTGGAACAGAGGTTTCTTTAGATGAAATAGGACGGCAGTTGGGAATGAGTAAAGGAACCGTTGAAAAATATCTTGATCTGTTATCCAAAGTTTTTATCATTTTCCGTCTCAAAGGGTTTTCGCGCAATCTCAGAAAAGAAATTAGTAAAGGCAGTAAATGGTATTTTGTTGATACCGGTATTCGAAATGCCATTATCGGAAATTTCGCGCCTCTTTCTATGCGCAATGATACAGGTTTGCTATGGGAAAATTACCTCCTGAGCGAACGGATAAAGATGAATAATAACAGGGGGCTGAATAAGGCTCACTATTTCTGGCGCACTTATGATGGTCAGGAAATAGATTTAATTGAAGTATCAGGAGATGAGATACACGCCTTCGAATGCAATTGGGGAAAAGGAACATCAAAAATCCCCATCGCATTTTCGAAAGGTTACCCTGATGTTCCATTTCAGGTAATCAACCGTGATAACTACCTTGATTTTATACTTTCAGCTGATATACAAAAGTAACACACAATTGAAACAGCAAGGATATGGCAAAGACAACTACCCAAAAAATTGCAAAGCACCCAAAGGCAACCAAAAAAGCAATGAAACACACTGCCGAAACCGAAGTATTAAAACCTAAAGCTCAGAACAAGTATCTGAAACACCTCGTAATTCTGCTTATCCTGATGGCAACATCAGTTATTTATTCCGGCACTCTGAAAAATTCGCTCACTTACTGGGACGATGATAAAAATGTGAGTGAGAACGCTGATATCCGCGGCCTCACTTCAAAAAACATACAGGCCGTTTTTACGAAATCATACCTCGGCATGTACGTTCCCATGACGATGATAAGTTACATGACCGATTATTCCATCGCAGGCAACAGTTCTAAAATGGCTCATCTCACAAGCCTGTTATTGCACTTACTTTCTGTTTTGTTAGTGTATCTGTTGATACTTGCACTTGTCAAAAATGTCTATATGGCAGCGGTTACATCGGCACTGTTCGCGCTTCATCCACTCAATGTTGAGGCTGTAGGCTGGATTTCGGCCCGAAGTACTTTGGTGTACGGATTATTCTACATTGCATCGCTGCTATTTTACGTGCTGTATGTTCAGCGCAACCGTAACATCAAATACCTGGTTATTTCGCTGCTGCTGTTCGTGCTGTCGGCACTCTCCAAATCGCAGGCGATGACGCTGCCGCTGCTGTTTTTTGTGGTTGATTATTTCCTGTCACGCAAGTACGATACAAAAGCATGGATAGAAAAAATACCTTTCCTGCTGGTTTCTGGCGCAGCTCTAATGGTTTCATTCTATTTCAGAAAAGATTTGGGTACCCAAAGCACTGCCTTTTCATTTTTCGACAATGTTCTTTTTTCATTTTATTCCATCGGATTTTATTTTGTGAAATTCTTTGCACCGCTTCATCTGTCGGCATACATCCCTTTCCCAACCACGACAGGCGGGCTGTTACCAATGATTTATTATCTCTCGCCCTTGTTGATTATAGCATTGGTTGTATTAATCATTTTTCTTCCTAAATATCGCAAAGATATCATCACCGGATTACTGCTGTTTTTACTGCCAAACATCATGCTCATGATAAAGACCGTCTCTGTCGGGCAACAGATTGCAGCCGAACGTTACGCATATATTCCTTACATCGGGCTCGCATTTTTACTGGCGGTTGTAACCGGACGTTTCTACGATTTAAAATCAAAATACATCGGCATGATACAGTCGGTATTGGTCTTATTTTTCGCTGCAGTGATGATATTTTTCTCTGTGAATACTTACGCTCGCGTAAAAGTATGGCAGAATGACCTTACCTTATGGAATGATGTGATAGCAAAGGAACCGCAACTGTATTACGGTTATTTTGGCCGTGCGAACGCAGAATACAATAAGAAAATGTACGAACAGGCGCTGAAAGATTATAATAAAGCTATTGAGCTGAATCCCGGTTTCAAAGATTCATACCTGAACCGTGCAAATGTAAATTATGCGCTGAAGAATTATAAAGCTGTTATAAGTGACGCTTCACAGACTATAAGCAGCGATTCAACTTCTGCCAACGCTTATTATTTTAAAGGAATGTCGAACCTCAACGAAAAAAAATATGCTGAAGCTCTGGCAGACCTCACCAAAGCACTGGAACTCGGGCTTGTTAATCCGGATATTTATTACGCTTGCGCTATTGCGAAAGAAAACCTCAAAGACCTTAAAAGCGCTATTGCCTATTATGATAAAGGAATTGCACTATCGCCCGGTGTTGCCGACGCCTATCTTAAACGTGGTCGCCTGAAAGGGCTGAGCGGCGATTATAAAGGATCTATTGACGATTTTGATAAGTCAATCGAACTTGCTCCCACATCCGCAGAATCGTATGCTAACCGTGGAAATGCAAAGTTTTTCGGCAATGATAAAAAAGGTGCCTGTGCCGACTGGAACAAGGCGCTTGAAATGGGTTTGAAAAGCGTGCAGTCAACGATTGATGCCAACTGTAAATAATATTACATTTTTCTGAACCACATGTACCATGTTACCATGTGCAGAGCGGGATCTTCTTTAGCTTTGAGCTTATCGGCATCGGCCATGGTTTTCGGACTTCTCATAAGAACCTCGTCGCCGGGTTTCCAGTTGGCAGGCGTAAGCACATCGTTCTTTTCATTCATCTGAAGTGCAATGAGTGTGCGTTTTATTTCTTCAATATTTCTGCCAACATAATCAGGATAATAAAACATGGCGCGGATTTTATTTTCTGGATCAATAATGAATACCGAACGAATGGCATGACGGTCAAGTGTGTCGGCTCGAACCATTCCATACTTTCTGGCAACATCGTATCCTATATCCGCAATCAGCGGAAAATTAATCTTCACCGGTCCCAGTCCGTTATAATTAATAGATTCCATGGAGTTAATCCATTCAAGGTGGCTGTTAATGCCATCAGTAGAAACTACAATAATTGCTGTATTCAGCTTTTTGAAATCTTCCTGAATAGCTGCAAGTCCCATTATTTCTGATGTGCAAACCGGTGTAAAATCGGCAGGATGACTGAAAATAATCTTCCACTTTGCAAAATAATCATCCGGAAATGTTATTTTCCCCTGTGTTGACTGCGCGACAAAAGCAGGTGCATCACTTCCCAAATGCAGCGTAACCTGACTGGCATTTTGTGCAGTGGAAAGGCTAATTCCGCATGTTATAAAAACGAGTATTAAAATAGTATTTTTCATTGTTCTGTTATTTATAATAATTCTAAACAAAGATACAACCATTTCAATATTTGCATATAACAATGGCGCTGCTAAAAATCAATTTTAACAAATCAGATAAGAAGCCATGTAAATAATTTCAGGATTCAGCAAACAAGTTCATGTAAACTGTTTGTAGGATAGTTAAGGTTTCAACCGTGTTTTGCCACCAGTCGCAGACGCTCATTATCGAGTATCTCAACAAAACGTTTTGTTGATTGAATGATGCCATCTTTTTCAAGCCTTGTCATGGTATGGATTACATTTTCCTGAGAGCAGCCTGCGAACTCTGCCAGTTCTTTACGCGTAAGCGAGAGCGTGAAAGAACTACTTCTATAGACCTTTTCGGAAAGATAGATCAGAATATCGGCAATGCGGCCATTCACCTGCTTGTGTGCAAGACTGATAAAATTAATCATGGAATCTTTGAACATTGCCGAAACAAAATCCAGCAATTTAAGCGCAAAGGCACTGTTGCTTAAAGCAAATCCCTTTAAAATGGAAATGTCAATCAGGCACACATCACTCTCCTCAACAGCAGTAACAGAAAACATATTCAGGTCGTCGTTGAATACGTTGGCACCTCCCAGCATGCTGGGTGCGTTAATCACAGTGAGAATCAGGTTCCGCCCTGCCTCATCCTCATAGTTCATTTTTACCATGCCCTTCGACAAATACACAATATGCGTAAAGCGGTTGCCTTGTTTAAGGATATGCTCACCGCGTCTGTAACTTAAATGAAGTGTGTTCGAATACAGCCGGTCGAATTCCTCATCACCAAGATAACTGCACACGACCTGCCGGAACAGGCAGTGCGCACACTTTTCAGGATAACTATTGCTTGTCATGTAAAAAGGATTTATACTGTATTTTATAATAACTGAATTATTTCATAAAACCATCTGCCCTATTTCATGGTGGTTTCATTCTGCAAAAATAAACAAAATTTACTTTTGTCTACTTATTCTATAGACTAACAAGGATTAAAATAAATAAACTTTCGGATATGGATATTAAAACGATTAAGATTATCGGGGGAAAAGGCAAAGACGGCCAACCCGAAAAAGTAAAAGAGTTTGAGCTGAAGATGGGCGACATCATCAGCATCGTTGGCCCAACCGGCTGCGGAAAAACCACGCTGATAAATGATATCGAGCTGTTCGCCAATTTCAACACGCCCTCGGAACGCACCGTTCTTATCAATGGTGAACCGGTTCCCGATGACTTCACATTCGACCCGTCGAAGCACCCTATTGCGCTGATTTCACAGCATACAAATTTTCTTTCCGACTTGCCCGTGGGTGAATTCTTACAAATCCACGCAACTGTCAGAGGTGCTGAAAATATTGATGCCATTATCGCCGAAACGCTCGATTTTGCAAATCAGCTTACAGGTGAAGCCATCATCCCCACGACTGGAATGACAGAGCTTTCGGGCGGACAAACGCGTTCACTGCTCATTGCAGATGCGGTCATTATCGGTAACTCACCCATCATCCTGCTGGATGAGATCGAGAATGCAGGAATTCATCGTACACGTGCACTCGAACTGCTTAAAAAATACGATAAGATTTTTGTATTTGTGACACATGATTCACGCATTGCATTGCTTTCAGATTTCCGTATTGTTATGAAGAACGGCAGCATGCAAAAGCTCATCACGACCGGACCCGACGAACGCCGCGCAGCGCTTGAACTTAAAAAGATTGATGATGTGATGCTTGAATTCCGTAAGCTCATCCGCGCAGGCGAAGAAATCACAGAAGATATTTTTAACGAGAACATTAAAGGATTATCATTCTAAAAACAAATAGAAGCATATGAAACTAATCATATTTGCAGGTCCTCCGACCTGCGGCAAAACAACAGTCATCCGACAGGTAATTAAGCGCATGATTGCTAAAAGCCTCAAAGTATCATACATAAAAATTGATGTGCTGTTTGCCGATGAAGACGAAATTATAGCAAAAGAATTCGGCATACCCACACGAAAGATTTACTCCGGCGAACTGTGTCCTGACCATTGCAATGTAGTGGTACTCGACGAAGCTGTTGAATGGGCAGAGAAAGCCGGCTCAGAATACCTCTTCGTTGAAACTGCCGGACTTTGCCTGCGCTGTTCACCGTATATTGAAAACTCATTGGGTATTGTAGTGCTCGAAGCTACCAGCGGTATGAACCTGCCCCGTAAAATTGGTCCCATGCTCACTCTGGCCGACATCAGCGTCATCACTAAAATCGACCTTATTTCACAGGCAGAGCGCGAAGTATTCAGGTATCGCGTAATGGAATCGGCACACGGTATTACGGTTGTTGAAAGCAATGCACTGTACGGTATCGGCATCGATCCTATCGTGAAGCAGATTGTGAAATCTGTGGATGTTGAACAGCCCATGTTCCTGCGTGGCAATCCTCCTGTGGGCACCTGTACTATCTGCGTTGGCAAAAAAGAGATTGGTGCGAAAAATCATTTCGGCGTACTGCGCACTATGGAATCAGACCTTTTTTATGTAGGTGAATAATTCGAAAACATGAGAAGTGTATATCTTGATAATGCATCAACGACCCGGCTTGATACCCGGGTTCTTGATGCCATGATGCCTTTCCTTACAGAATGCTTCGGAAATCCATCAAGTCTGCATTCATACGGAACCCGCTCCAAAGAAGCCATGGATGCAATGCGTTCATTGCTGGCAGGTTTCATCAATGCGCAAGCGGGAGAAATAATTTTCACGTCAGGAGGTACCGAAGCAAATAATCTTGCGCTGAAAGGCACGGCATTCGCCAACAGGCATCGCGGCAATCACATCATCGTATCTGCCATCGAGCATGACTGTATATTAAAGACCTGCGCATGGCTTGCCACTCAGGGATTCCGCATCACCTATCTGCCCGTTGGCGAAGACGGCATTGTGGATACTTCGAGCCTGATTAATGAACTTAAGACACCCGGCACCATCCTGGTTTCGGTAATGCATGTCAATAATGAAACCGGCACCATTCAGCCTATTGAAGAAATCGGAAAAATCTGTGCCGAGCATCATGTTCCCTTCCACACCGATGCCTGCCAGTCGTTCGGAAAAATACCGATTGACGTCCGCGCTTCGAACATCTCAATGATGTCATTGAATGCACATAAAATTTACGGACCCAAAGGTGTCGGATGCCTGTATATTAAAGAAGGCACTCAGCTCAGCCCGCTGTTTCACGGAGGCGGTCAGGAACAGGGCCTGCGTTCAACAACGGAAAATCTGGCAGGAATCGCAGGATTTGCAAAAGCAGCAGAAATTTGTCATAATGAAATGCAGTCAGAAACAGAACGGCTTTCTGCAATACGGAAGATGCTTCTCGATAATGTTCAGGAAAAATTTGATGGCTTCTATTTAAACGGAGACGAAAACCGCGGCATTCCCAACATCATTAATTTCGCGATAAGCGGACTTGAAGGAGAAACCATGCGACTGCTGCTGCATCTTGATGAAAGAGGAATCGCCGTTTCTGCCGGTTCTGCGTGCTCAAATAATGATACGACAAAAAGTGCATCGCATGTACTCAGTGCCATGGGACGCGGACAGTTTGAAGCCCGCGGCGCCGTACGTGTGAGTCCCGGCAGGTTCACCACCACAGAAGATATCCTGTACTTCATACAGGAATTTACAGCAAGCATTCATAAGTTAAATCCCATATTCAGCTAACATTGAATACCGCAGAACAGCATATCCGGGGCATTATTGAACGTGATACCTTCACACGAGTGGAGATATTGTATCTGCTGGCATTGCACACAA encodes:
- a CDS encoding tetratricopeptide repeat protein, producing the protein MAKTTTQKIAKHPKATKKAMKHTAETEVLKPKAQNKYLKHLVILLILMATSVIYSGTLKNSLTYWDDDKNVSENADIRGLTSKNIQAVFTKSYLGMYVPMTMISYMTDYSIAGNSSKMAHLTSLLLHLLSVLLVYLLILALVKNVYMAAVTSALFALHPLNVEAVGWISARSTLVYGLFYIASLLFYVLYVQRNRNIKYLVISLLLFVLSALSKSQAMTLPLLFFVVDYFLSRKYDTKAWIEKIPFLLVSGAALMVSFYFRKDLGTQSTAFSFFDNVLFSFYSIGFYFVKFFAPLHLSAYIPFPTTTGGLLPMIYYLSPLLIIALVVLIIFLPKYRKDIITGLLLFLLPNIMLMIKTVSVGQQIAAERYAYIPYIGLAFLLAVVTGRFYDLKSKYIGMIQSVLVLFFAAVMIFFSVNTYARVKVWQNDLTLWNDVIAKEPQLYYGYFGRANAEYNKKMYEQALKDYNKAIELNPGFKDSYLNRANVNYALKNYKAVISDASQTISSDSTSANAYYFKGMSNLNEKKYAEALADLTKALELGLVNPDIYYACAIAKENLKDLKSAIAYYDKGIALSPGVADAYLKRGRLKGLSGDYKGSIDDFDKSIELAPTSAESYANRGNAKFFGNDKKGACADWNKALEMGLKSVQSTIDANCK
- a CDS encoding cysteine desulfurase family protein, whose protein sequence is MRSVYLDNASTTRLDTRVLDAMMPFLTECFGNPSSLHSYGTRSKEAMDAMRSLLAGFINAQAGEIIFTSGGTEANNLALKGTAFANRHRGNHIIVSAIEHDCILKTCAWLATQGFRITYLPVGEDGIVDTSSLINELKTPGTILVSVMHVNNETGTIQPIEEIGKICAEHHVPFHTDACQSFGKIPIDVRASNISMMSLNAHKIYGPKGVGCLYIKEGTQLSPLFHGGGQEQGLRSTTENLAGIAGFAKAAEICHNEMQSETERLSAIRKMLLDNVQEKFDGFYLNGDENRGIPNIINFAISGLEGETMRLLLHLDERGIAVSAGSACSNNDTTKSASHVLSAMGRGQFEARGAVRVSPGRFTTTEDILYFIQEFTASIHKLNPIFS
- a CDS encoding ATP-binding protein, whose amino-acid sequence is MIPRFLQDRISKRIKSNKVIMLYGARRVGKTVLLKELIKDFKGKSLVLNGEDYDAKLLLEEKSISNYRTLLQGIEILVIDEAQNISDIGQKLKLIVDEIPGIKVIASGSSSFDLKNHAGEPLVGRSMTYQLFPFSQEELNAYENILQTRQNLESRLICGSYPEPAFFSSFDEKREYLQEMVNAYLLKDILSIDGLRNSGKMKDLLQLIAFQIGTEVSLDEIGRQLGMSKGTVEKYLDLLSKVFIIFRLKGFSRNLRKEISKGSKWYFVDTGIRNAIIGNFAPLSMRNDTGLLWENYLLSERIKMNNNRGLNKAHYFWRTYDGQEIDLIEVSGDEIHAFECNWGKGTSKIPIAFSKGYPDVPFQVINRDNYLDFILSADIQK
- a CDS encoding GTP-binding protein, translating into MKLIIFAGPPTCGKTTVIRQVIKRMIAKSLKVSYIKIDVLFADEDEIIAKEFGIPTRKIYSGELCPDHCNVVVLDEAVEWAEKAGSEYLFVETAGLCLRCSPYIENSLGIVVLEATSGMNLPRKIGPMLTLADISVITKIDLISQAEREVFRYRVMESAHGITVVESNALYGIGIDPIVKQIVKSVDVEQPMFLRGNPPVGTCTICVGKKEIGAKNHFGVLRTMESDLFYVGE
- a CDS encoding peroxiredoxin, yielding MKNTILILVFITCGISLSTAQNASQVTLHLGSDAPAFVAQSTQGKITFPDDYFAKWKIIFSHPADFTPVCTSEIMGLAAIQEDFKKLNTAIIVVSTDGINSHLEWINSMESINYNGLGPVKINFPLIADIGYDVARKYGMVRADTLDRHAIRSVFIIDPENKIRAMFYYPDYVGRNIEEIKRTLIALQMNEKNDVLTPANWKPGDEVLMRSPKTMADADKLKAKEDPALHMVTWYMWFRKM
- a CDS encoding Crp/Fnr family transcriptional regulator, whose translation is MTSNSYPEKCAHCLFRQVVCSYLGDEEFDRLYSNTLHLSYRRGEHILKQGNRFTHIVYLSKGMVKMNYEDEAGRNLILTVINAPSMLGGANVFNDDLNMFSVTAVEESDVCLIDISILKGFALSNSAFALKLLDFVSAMFKDSMINFISLAHKQVNGRIADILIYLSEKVYRSSSFTLSLTRKELAEFAGCSQENVIHTMTRLEKDGIIQSTKRFVEILDNERLRLVAKHG
- a CDS encoding ATP-binding cassette domain-containing protein, encoding MDIKTIKIIGGKGKDGQPEKVKEFELKMGDIISIVGPTGCGKTTLINDIELFANFNTPSERTVLINGEPVPDDFTFDPSKHPIALISQHTNFLSDLPVGEFLQIHATVRGAENIDAIIAETLDFANQLTGEAIIPTTGMTELSGGQTRSLLIADAVIIGNSPIILLDEIENAGIHRTRALELLKKYDKIFVFVTHDSRIALLSDFRIVMKNGSMQKLITTGPDERRAALELKKIDDVMLEFRKLIRAGEEITEDIFNENIKGLSF